The Vigna angularis cultivar LongXiaoDou No.4 chromosome 9, ASM1680809v1, whole genome shotgun sequence DNA window TTGCTGATGCCCAGCCTCAGACCCCAGCAATGCCTCCACAGGTGAAAATAGAGCATTGCTGGTTCCGTGGAAGTCTTGTCAGTTTCCCATAACCTTGATTTTATTGCCTTGCAGATGGCTCCACACCCTGCCATGCAACCAGGATTCTATATGCAACATCCTCaggcagcagcagcagcaatgGCTCAGCAGCAAGGCATGTTCCCCCAGAAAATGCCATTACAATTTGGTAACCCACATCAAATTCAGGATCAGCAGCAGCAGCTACACCAGCAGGCTATCCAAGGTCAAATGGGACTGAGACCGGGAGGGATAAACAATGGCATGCATCCAATGCACAGTGAAGCTGCTCTTGGAGGTGGCAACAGTGGTGGTCCACCATCGGCTGCCGGTCCAAATGATGCACGTGGTGGAAGCAAGCAAGATGCTTCTGAGGCTGGGACAGCTGGTGGAGACGGGCAAGGTGGCTCTGCTGAGGGGTCAGAAGCGGCCAAGTGACACGCTTTTATGTGCTTTTCATGAGATATATGACTGTTGATAGTAGGTTTTTCTTAAAGGTAGGTCTAGTGTGATCTGATGACCATGACCTTTGATGGGTCAACCAAAGGACTTCTCTTGTTTAATAGATTAGGTAGTTGTGTTCCTAGAATTTTGGCACGCAGCAAGTTTGCATCAACTGGAACTGCTGTTGCCACCACATATTGTACTCGTTATTGAAAGAGGTGTAAGCATGTGGTATTTTATGATTACCTTAATTGCTtgcttttttttaacaattgcTTTGCAGTTTGCAGTTCTCATATCCTTTAAGCAATTTGTCTGCTCTTAGTTCAATTATATACTTATTGTAGGCATCAATGGAAGCAGGAAATGGATGAATTCATGGTCTGCACCTAAAGGATGTGTCTTTATTATGGTTATTTTGAGAGTGTACTTGGCTGGTTTTGGGTGTTCTTCTGGTTAATTATCAGATGGTCTTGCCAGTGAAAGCTGGTCTGCTGCAAGGATTTTGTTCGTGGGTTATTTCTGTAaagttttgttgttgtgttgAGATACCTAgctttttgaaaacaaaattcagaGAAAAATAGAAGCTGGTGTACTTCTGACTGAGATGAATTTTGTTGGAGTAATGTTACATTTACTTTCTCTAAAATGGCAATCTGGGTAGAGATTTGATCCCTGAAACATTGTAGGTGCACGCTTTAGTCTTCAAAGATGTCATTTTTATACTATCAATTTAGTTTTCAAATCTGATTAGATTTGCGTTGGACTTATAGAATGTCAAAGAACTATAAATGTCAATGTTTGACAGTTTGTGCTCTAAAAATTCTACGCATAATGTTTGGGAGACATGGTTGATTTGATGTTTTTAGGATTGATTTCCAGATGTTTAAATAATGTTTGTTAAGTGAAAATTATGTTATGTAAATATAGATGAATCTTTGGTAGTTAATTTTGGAATAATGTCTATGTAAAAACCACCTTTACAAGTTAATCATCAAATGATAACTATTGATGTagtaagtaaaataaaacattattcacTCGTCTCGATTCTCGATTTAgaggaaaattaaaattaaaaataaaaataatgataaagaataattaagaaatgaaatggaaaattttaataaatgggaatgaaatttttttcttaattcgtTTTAATTTGGaagaaaacaatttttgttggtctcaattttttatttatttctcttctcaaataaatggtaaaaaaatGATATTCTCATCTCAATTCTGTTTTCCAGTCTTTCTATCTAAAAGAATAATGagataaaaattttgaaatatgaaaatggGAATGAATAGGCATAATGTGACATGTTTGGTTGAATAAATTAATAGAGAATATAGAATGTACTAGAGTAGAATGGTCCATGACATAACACAACTATcataattttctcaaatttctcacataacaatttttttataacctgcttttaaaagaaaagaaaattacttaCAAAGtgtaaaaattactttaattaataattatctttaaatttaaccgactataaatttatactaaaataatattttatttacaaccAATTATTATAAACTATGTTCTTTTATATTCACAATCCGAGTTCTCAGCGATGCGAAAAGttgacttaaatttaaaataaatgtttgtgaaattgaatattttgtttttgaatgttgTAATTTCATGACCAATCAAAGTGAAATCCTTAAAATAGTATAGTAAAGGTATTTTCGAAAAAATATTTACGTTATAAAAggataaacaaaatat harbors:
- the LOC108347685 gene encoding GRF1-interacting factor 3; protein product: MQQTPSMIPMMPSFPPTNITTEQIQKYLDENKKLILAILDNQNLGKLAECAQYQAQLQKNLMYLAAIADAQPQTPAMPPQMAPHPAMQPGFYMQHPQAAAAAMAQQQGMFPQKMPLQFGNPHQIQDQQQQLHQQAIQGQMGLRPGGINNGMHPMHSEAALGGGNSGGPPSAAGPNDARGGSKQDASEAGTAGGDGQGGSAEGSEAAK